The Musa acuminata AAA Group cultivar baxijiao chromosome BXJ1-3, Cavendish_Baxijiao_AAA, whole genome shotgun sequence genome window below encodes:
- the LOC135636823 gene encoding protein ETHYLENE-INSENSITIVE 3-like 1a, which translates to MMGGLSMEDIVCRTRPNQVQNLPSMDEKNFIYGSLHQPERNGQGDPTEPPQEKLAEANDEENDEDIDIEELEHRVWKDRMRLKRLKEQQQHKHKELQGDASKQRQTQEQARRKKMCRAQDGILKNMLKLMEVCNAQGFVYGILLENGKPVSGASDNLRAWWKEKVRFDWNGPAAIAKYQADTAISRSSSELYSETASLRSLQELQDTTLGSLLSALMQHCNPPQRRFPLEKGIAPPWWPTGNEEWWQQPGIPNDQGPPPYKKPHDLKKAWKVCVLTSVIKHISPNMDKIHRLVRQSKCLQDKMTAKESATWLAVIKQEEDMYRKLHPDACIPPSSCSGITGVISFSSSCSEYDVEGVDEGKSVVTVNHKFHAEGNPLDPAAAAAAAAAAAVKEENNMEIIRKRSVAEAEPVLNQCIYTCANVQCPHNDLRHGFLDRNARNSHQYHCQHQNTLPHGIGAAFNTQPNLTSLISGLDPIDITDLGIPPDAQKSINDLMSYYDHNVNDTKSFSSGGIPPLQQQQQQFSLHEDAMPFEQQLGNQSNGMGGEFGFASAFIAPTTDHAGALHGKMEDPLHKAEASHWFY; encoded by the coding sequence ATGATGGGTGGACTGTCGATGGAAGACATTGTTTGCCGTACAAGGCCTAATCAAGTGCAAAATCTCCCCTCCATGGATGAGAAAAACTTCATTTATGGATCCCTCCATCAGCCTGAACGCAATGGACAGGGAGATCCCACTGAACCACCACAGGAGAAGCTTGCTGAGGCCAACGACGAAGAGAACGATGAAGATATTGACATAGAAGAGCTTGAACACCGGGTGTGGAAGGACAGGATGCGGCTGAAGCGCTTGAAGGAACAGCAGCAGCACAAGCACAAGGAGCTGCAAGGTGACGCTTCGAAGCAGCGGCAGACCCAAGAGCAAGCCCGCCGGAAGAAGATGTGTCGCGCCCAGGACGGCATCCTCAAGAACATGCTGAAGTTGATGGAGGTGTGCAACGCTCAGGGCTTCGTCTATGGCATACTTCTGGAGAATGGCAAGCCTGTGAGTGGTGCATCTGATAACCTCAGAGCTTGGTGGAAAGAGAAGGTCAGGTTTGATTGGAATGGTCCTGCGGCCATTGCCAAGTATCAGGCCGACACTGCCATCTCTAGATCTAGCAGTGAACTCTACTCCGAGACTGCAAGCCTTCGTTCATTGCAGGAGCTTCAGGATACAACACTGGGTTCTCTTCTGTCGGCTCTGATGCAGCATTGTAACCCACCTCAGCGAAGGTTTCCTCTGGAGAAGGGCATCGCACCGCCTTGGTGGCCTACTGGCAACGAGGAGTGGTGGCAGCAACCGGGAATCCCCAATGATCAAGGCCCTCCTCCCTACAAGAAGCCCCATGATCTGAAGAAAGCTTGGAAGGTCTGCGTCTTGACGTCTGTAATCAAGCACATTTCGCCTAACATGGACAAGATTCACCGGCTTGTCAGGCAGTCCAAGTGCCTCCAAGACAAGATGACCGCGAAAGAGAGCGCGACATGGCTTGCTGTCATCAAGCAAGAGGAGGACATGTACAGGAAGCTGCACCCCGATGCATGCATTCCGCCATCTTCCTGTAGTGGCATTACTGGAGTCATCTCCTTTAGCAGCAGCTGCAGTGAGTATGATGTGGAAGGTGTAGATGAAGGCAAGAGTGTGGTTACAGTGAATCACAAGTTTCATGCTGAAGGGAATCCTCTAgatccagcagcagcagcagctgcagcagcagctgcagctgtgaAGGAAGAGAACAACATGGAAATCATTCGGAAAAGAAGTGTTGCTGAGGCAGAGCCAGTGCTGAACCAATGCATCTATACCTGTGCTAATGTGCAATGCCCACACAACGATCTCCGGCATGGATTTCTTGACAGGAATGCCAGAAACAGTCACCAATACCATTGCCAGCATCAGAACACTCTTCCTCACGGTATTGGAGCGGCCTTCAACACCCAGCCAAATCTGACCTCCCTTATATCAGGCCTCGATCCTATTGACATAACTGATTTGGGTATTCCTCCTGATGCCCAAAAATCGATCAATGACTTGATGAGTTACTATGATCACAATGTCAATGACACCAAAAGCTTCAGCTCGGGAGGCATACCTCCTCTTCAACAACAGCAGCAACAATTCTCTCTGCATGAGGATGCGATGCCATTTGAGCAGCAACTCGGCAACCAGTCCAATGGAATGGGTGGTGAGTTCGGCTTCGCGTCTGCTTTCATTGCACCCACCACGGACCATGCTGGTGCTTTGCACGGGAAGATGGAAGATCCATTGCACAAGGCTGAAGCATCTCACTGGTTTTACTGA
- the LOC103977760 gene encoding transcription factor MYB60-like, giving the protein MGRPPCCHKVGIKKGPWTPEEDIILVSYIQEHGPGNWRSVPTNTGLTRCSKSCRLRWTNYLRPGIKRGNFTPHEEGTIIHLQSLLGNRWAAIASYLPQRTDNDIKNYWNTHLKKKIKKHEAAADGYEMTCGTSSICLDNMEARKQDVATLTFPGFYKAPSIYACSTENISRLLEGWVRSSPRQGKLQGSAITDSNNNNGSSSSNSNAIILQKVQAESDRGSFETMMHEGLASLLSFENMSGIACVEAKQGMEDDQPPLSFLEKWLFDEASAQADGLMYLPADRCSNSML; this is encoded by the exons ATGGGAAGGCCTCCTTGCTGCCACAAGGTTGGCATCAAGAAAGGGCCATGGACCCCTGAAGAGGACATCATCCTCGTCTCCTACATCCAAGAGCATGGGCCTGGCAACTGGAGATCAGTTCCCACAAATACTG GCCTGACGAGATGCAGTAAGAGCTGCAGGTTGAGATGGACAAACTACCTGAGGCCTGGCATCAAGCGCGGCAACTTCACCCCTCATGAAGAAGGGACCATCATCCACCTGCAATCCTTGCTTGGCAACAG ATGGGCAGCCATAGCTTCGTACCTTCCCCAGAGAACAGACAATgacatcaagaactactggaacacacacctcaagaagaagatcaagaaGCATGAGGCAGCTGCAGAtggctacgagatgacttgtggtACGAGCTCCATCTGCCTTGACAACATGGAAGCAAGGAAGCAGGACGTCGCCACCCTCACGTTCCCCGGGTTCTACAAGGCACCCTCGATCTACGCCTGCAGCACCGAGAACATCTCCAGGCTTCTCGAAGGTTGGGTGCGTTCATCGCCACGACAAGGGAAGCTGCAGGGAAGCGCCATTACtgatagcaacaacaacaacggcagcagcagcagcaacagcaatgCCATCATCTTACAGAAGGTGCAAGCTGAAAGCGATCGCGGTAGCTTCGAGACCATGATGCATGAGGGCCTCGCCTCACTGCTCTCCTTCGAGAACATGAGCGGCATTGCCTGTGTTGAAGCCAAGCAGGGAATGGAGGACGACCAGCCCCCCTTGTCCTTCTTAGAGAAGTGGCTCTTCGACGAGGCCTCGGCTCAGGCGGATGGCCTCATGTACCTCCCTGCCGATCGATGCTCGAACTCAATGTTGTAA
- the LOC103977761 gene encoding WUSCHEL-related homeobox 11: MDIEQTQDGKSSLNSGSNPDHAVVEPVRSRWTPKPEQVLILESIFNSGMVNPPKEETVRIRKLLEKFGAVADANVFYWFQNRRSRSRRRQRQLQAGLAADPGAAAAASCHFGTAVLQEPASSCSFVTSPSSSTGGFFPSSSYASSCSSSSYASFVGGDSVDDLFSISRHMGIAKSTQNPFECCSSDAPQLQYQPGTIVVFINGVLSEVPRGAFDLRAMFGHNVMLVHSSGELLPVNEYGFLMQSLQMGESYFLVSSPT; encoded by the exons ATGGATATCGAGCAGACGCAGGATGGGAAGAGCAGCCTAAACAGCGGCTCCAACCCCGACCATGCGGTCGTGGAGCCCGTACGCTCGCGATGGACCCCAAAGCCGGAGCAGGTACTCATACTCGAGTCCATCTTCAACAGCGGCATGGTCAATCCGCCCAAGGAGGAGACGGTCAGGATCCGAAAGCTGTTGGAGAAATTTGGCGCGGTTGCCGATGCCAACGTCTTCTACTGGTTCCAGAACCGGCGGTCGAGGTCTCGTCGTCGCCAGCGCCAGCTGCAGGCTGGCCTTGCGGCCGATCCGGGTGCTGCGGCGGCGGCCTCATGCCATTTCGGGACCGCGGTGTTGCAGGAACCAGCTTCATCGTGCTCCTTTGTCACTTCGCCCAGTAGTTCTACCGGAGGCTTCTTTCCTAGCTCTTCTTatgcttcttcttgttcttcgtcCTCCTACGCTAGCTTTGTGGGTGGTGACAGTGTCGATGATCTCTTCTCGATCTCTCGCCACATGGGCATCGCAAAGAGCACTCAGAATCCTTTCGAGTGCTGCTCTTCGGATGCCCCGCAGTTACAATATCAACCAG GGACGATCGTGGTGTTCATCAATGGGGTCCTATCCGAGGTGCCGAGGGGTGCATTTGACTTGAGAGCAATGTTTGGTCACAATGTGATGCTTGTGCACTCTTCCGGAGAGCTTCTTCCTGTCAATGAGTATGGATTCCTAATGCAGAGCTTGCAAATGGGTGAAAGTTACTTCTTG GTTTCTTCACCTACTTAG
- the LOC135619370 gene encoding phospholipid-transporting ATPase 1-like encodes MAYEDDDPPPSLHLPRPISEPHLRLDPLSLSAAHRHASSTSHPSHDIPLPTPAVRHGSRAESECLASSQPELADADARLIIVGDPGRTDPHLQLAGNAVRTAKYSPFTFLPRNLFEQFHRVAYVYFLVIAVLNQLPQLAVFGRGASVLPLAFVLLVTAVKDAYEDWRRHRSDRIENNRAASVVDPRDGQFRPKRWKDVRVGEVLKVFADETNPCDMVLLATSDPTGVAYVQTINLDGESNLKTRYAKQETTSRPIGDAHPFAAGLIRCERPNRNIYGFLANMEIDGKRVSLGPSNIILRGCELKNTAWAIGVAVYAGSETKVMLNSSGAPSKRSRLETHMNRETLLLSAVLITLCSVVSICNGIWLGKHKNDLELSQFFRKRDYSDSDENYNYYGIGMQVFFTFLMSVIVFQIMIPISLYISMELARLGQAYFMIRDTNLYDESSNSKFQCRALNINEDLGQIKYVFSDKTGTLTENKMEFQCASIRGRDYSNGKVALQDNGGTHSVLVDDQIWKLKMSVKTDPELVALLRSKVETEQGKQAREFFLALACCNTIVPLVVEIADQTKKLIDYQGESPDEQALVYAAASYGFVLIERTSGHIVIDALGDRQRYDVLGLHEFDSDRKRMSVIIGCPDKTVKLYVKGADISMFGVIQKNINLDIIRATETSINAYSSLGLRTLVIGMRKLSRNDFEEWQSAYENASTELIGRGRLLRAVASNVERDLHILGASGIEDKLQQGVPEAIESIRQAGIKVWVLTGDKQETAISIGFSCKLLTSEMTQIVINSNSRESCKKSLQDAVALSSKLAAISPDSENILRGTGSSRIAVALVIDGNSLVYILETELEEELFKVATVCDVVLCCRVAPLQKAGIVALMKNRTDDMTLAIGDGANDVSMIQMADVGIGISGQEGRQAVMASDFAMGQFRFLVPLLLVHGHWNYQRMAYMILYNFYRNAVFVFILFWYVLYTAYSLTTAISEWSSVLYSVIYTALPTIVVGILDKDLSRRTLIKYPQLYRAGQRDERYNLKLFILTMMDSIWQSVAIFYIPYLAYRQSVVDGSSLGDLWTLAVVILVNIHLAMDVFQWNWITLASIWGCIVATVICVIIIDSIRMLPGYWAIFHIMGTGLFWLCLLGIIIAGMLARFTTKALTEYFMPNDIQIARELEKYQNINAATTSEIPMSTLSQPL; translated from the exons atggctTATGAAGACGACGATCCTCCCCCATCTCTTCACCTCCCCAGGCCAATCTCCGAGCCCCATCTCCGCCTCGACCCCCTCTCCCTCTCCGCCGCCCATCGCCACGCCTCCTCCACATCCCACCCCTCGCACGACATCCCCCTCCCCACCCCTGCCGTCCGTCATGGCTCCCGCGCCGAGTCCGAGTGCCTCGCCTCCTCCCAGCCCGAGCTCGCCGACGCCGACGCCCGGCTGATCATTGTCGGTGACCCCGGGCGCACCGACCCTCACCTCCAGCTCGCCGGCAACGCCGTCCGCACGGCCAAGTACTCCCCCTTCACCTTCCTCCCCCGCAACCTCTTCGAGCAGTTCCACCGCGTCGCTTACGTCTACTTCCTGGTCATCGCCGTCCTTAACCAGCTCCCCCAGCTCGCCGTCTTCGGCCGGGGCGCCTCCGTCCTCCCCCTTGCCTTCGTTCTCCTTGTCACCGCCGTCAAGGACGCCTACGAGGACTGGCGCCGCCACCGCTCCGACCGCATCGAGAACAACCGCGCCGCCTCGGTCGTTGATCCCCGCGACGGCCAGTTCCGGCCCAAGCGCTGGAAGGACGTCCGTGTAGGCGAGGTCCTCAAGGTGTTCGCCGACGAGACCAACCCCTGCGACATGGTCCTCCTCGCTACCAGTGACCCCACTGGCGTCGCCTACGTCCAAACCATCAACCTCGACGGCGAGTCCAACCTCAAGACCCGATACGCCAAGCAGGAGACCACGTCCCGGCCCATCGGCGACGCGCACCCGTTCGCCGCCGGCCTCATCCGCTGCGAGCGGCCCAACCGTAACATCTACGGCTTCCTTGCCAACATGGAAATCGACGGGAAGCGGGTTTCTCTCGGCCCGTCCAACATCATCCTCCGCGGCTGCGAGCTCAAGAACACGGCGTGGGCGATAGGCGTCGCGGTGTATGCCGGCAGCGAAACCAAGGTCATGTTGAATAGCTCCGGGGCACCCTCAAAGAGGAGCCGATTGGAAACCCACATGAACAGGGAGACGCTGCTTCTGTCCGCCGTTCTGATCACCCTGTGCTCGGTGGTGTCAATTTGCAATGGGATTTGGTTGGGTAAACATAAGAATGATTTGGAGCTCTCCCAATTCTTTAGGAAGAGGGATTATTCCGATAGCGACGAGAACTACAACTATTATGGTATCGGGATGCAGGTGTTCTTTACTTTTCTCATGTCGGTGATCGTGTTCCAGATTATGATTCCTATTTCCCTCTACATCTCGATGGAGCTGGCCAGGCTCGGGCAGGCCTATTTCATGATTAGGGATACTAATTTGTACGATGAGAGCTCGAATTCAAAGTTTCAGTGCAGGGCTCTGAACATAAATGAAGACCTTGGGCAGATAAAGTATGTTTTCTCAGACAAAACAGGAACTTTGACGGAGAATAAGATGGAGTTTCAATGTGCAAGCATTCGAGGGAGAGATTACAGTAATGGGAAAGTGGCCTTACAGGACAACGGTGGAACACATTCTGTCTTAG TGGATGATCAGATATGGAAGCTGAAGATGTCAGTTAAAACAGATCCTGAGCTAGTTGCGTTATTGCGAAGTAAAGTTGAGACCGAGCAAGGAAAGCAAGCTCGCGAATTCTTCCTTGCCTTGGCATGCTGCAATACCATTGTCCCTCTTGTTGTGGAGATTGCAGACCAAACAAAGAAGTTGATAGATTATCAGGGAGAGTCTCCTGATGAGCAGGCTCTTGTCTATGCAGCTGCCTCCTATGGTTTTGTGCTTATTGAGCGCACGTCTGGGCACATAGTCATTGATGCCCTTGGGGATAGACAAAG ATATGATGTTTTGGGACTTCATGAGTTTGATAGTGACCGGAAGAGGATGTCAGTTATAATTGGTTGTCCTGATAAGACAGTAAAGCTGTATGTGAAAGGTGCAGACATCTCAATGTTTGGGGttatacaaaaaaatataaatttggaCATTATTCGTGCAACTGAGACAAGTATCAATGCCTATTCATCTTTGGGTCTGAGGACATTGGTCATTGGAATGCGTAAGTTAAGTAGAAATGATTTTGAGGAGTGGCAGTCTGCCTATGAGAATGCAAGTACAGAATTGATTGGTAGGGGAAGATTACTACGGGCAGTTGCATCTAATGTTGAAAGAGATCTCCATATATTGGGAGCCTCTGGGATTGAAGATAAGCTGCAACAAGGTGTACCAGAAGCCATAGAATCCATAAGACAAGCTGGCATCAAGGTCTGGGTTTTGACAGGGGATAAGCAAGAAACTGCCATTTCCATTGGCTTTTCTTGTAAGCTTCTAACGAGTGAAATGACTCAGATAGTGATAAACAGCAATTCCAGAGAGTCTTGTAAAAAGAGCCTACAAGATGCAGTTGCCCTGTCCAGCAAACTTGCAGCAATATCACCTGATAGTGAAAATATATTGAGAGGCACAGGATCTTCTAGGATTGCCGTAGCTTTGGTAATTGATGGCAATAGCCTTGTCTACATTTTAGAGACTGAATTGGAAGAAGAG CTATTTAAAGTGGCGACAGTATGTGATGTTGTATTGTGCTGCCGTGTGGCTCCACTGCAAAAGGCTGGGATTGTTGCTCTTATGAAGAATCGAACAGATGATATGACCCTGGCAATTGGAGATG GTGCAAATGATGTCTCGATGATCCAAATGGCTGATGTTGGGATTGGCATAAGCGGTCAAGAGGGAAGGCAAGCTGTAATGGCCTCTGATTTTGCCATGGGACAGTTCAGATTCTTAGTGCCCCTTTTGTTGGTCCATGGACATTGGAATTACCAAAGGATGGCCTACATGATCTTGTACAACTTCTACAGGAATGCTGTGTTTGTCTTCATCCTATTCTG GTATGTGCTCTACACTGCCTATAGCTTGACAACTGCAATATCCGAATGGAGCAGTGTTCTATATTCTGTGATTTACACTGCTTTGCCAACCATTGTTGTCGGAATACTCGACAAGGATCTTAGCAGGAGGACATTGATAAAGTACCCTCAACTCTATAGGGCAGGGCAGAGGGATGAAAGATACAACCTAAAGTTGTTTATCCTCACCATGATGGACTCCATTTGGCAAAGCGTTGCTATATTCTACATCCCATATCTTGCATACAGACAGAGTGTTGTTGATGGATCCAGCCTGGGAGACTTATGGACCCTTGCTGTGGTCATTCTAGTAAACATTCACCTGGCCATGGATGTGTTTCAGTGGAACTGGATCACCCTTGCATCGATATGGGGCTGCATTGTTGCAACAGTAATATGTGTCATCATCATAGACTCCATACGGATGCTACCTGGTTACTG GGCTATCTTCCACATAATGGGAACAGGATTATTTTGGCTATGTTTGCTTGGCATCATCATAGCTGGGATGCTTGCTCGTTTTACAACCAAGGCACTAACCGAGTATTTCATGCCTAATGATATTCAAATTGCAAGAGAACTAGAAAAGTATCAGAACATAAATGCAGCCACCACATCAGAAATTCCAATGAGCACACTGTCACAACCCTTGTGA